From the genome of Salvelinus fontinalis isolate EN_2023a chromosome 20, ASM2944872v1, whole genome shotgun sequence, one region includes:
- the LOC129817236 gene encoding mitochondrial basic amino acids transporter-like yields MDFLAGCIGGAAGVLVGHPFDTVKVRLQVQNVDKPLYRGTYHCFQSIVRQESMFGLYKGIGSPMMGLTFVNAIVFGVQGNTMRYLGHDTPMNQFLAGAAAGAIQCVICCPMELAKTRMQMQGTGEKKSKRKLYKNSLDCLAHIYKREGLRGVNRGMVTTLIRETPCFGVYFLTYDILTRSIGCEPGDRYMIPKLLFAGGMSGVTCWLSTYPVDVIKSRLQADGVGGVYQYSSIADCVRKSVKREGLIVFTRGLTSTLLRAFPVNAVTFATVTLVLMYARGVEEGPKDSEPVTPVTTHHTQLQQQAQASSL; encoded by the exons GTGCTGCCGGAGTCTTAGTAGGACACCCTTTTGACACGGTTAAG GTGAGACTACAGGTCCAGAATGTGGACAAGCCTCTTTACCGCGGGACCTACCACTGTTTCCAGTCCATCGTACGACAGGAGTCA ATGTTTGGGCTGTACAAAGGCATCGGCTCCCCCATGATGGGCTTAACCTTTGTCAATGCCATAGTGTTTGGAGTGCAGGGCAACACCATGCGTTACCTGGGCCATGACACCCCTATGAACCAGTTCCTGGCTGGAGCCGCAGCTGGGGCAATACAGTGTGTCATCTGCTGCCCCATGGAGTTGGCCAAGACACGCATGCAGATGCAAG GCACTGGGGAGAAGAAGTCCAAGAGGAAGCTGTACAAGAATTCCCTCGACTGTCTAGCACATATCTACAAGCGGGAGGGGCTGCGGGGCGTGAACCGCGGCATGGTCACCACATTGATCCGAGAGACCCCCTGCTTTGGAGTCTACTTCCTGACTTACGACATCCTGACCCGCTCCATTGGCTGCGAGCCCGGCGACCGTTACATGATCCCCAAGCTGCTATTTGCCGGCGGGATGTCCGGGGTCACCTGCTGGCTGTCCACCTATCCTGTGGACGTGATTAAGTCCCGCCTCCAGGCGGACGGGGTGGGTGGAGTCTACCAGTACAGCAGCATCGCTGACTGCGTGCGGAAGAGTGTGAAGAGGGAGGGGCTCATAGTGTTCACGAGAGgtctcacctccaccctgctcagGGCTTTTCCCGTCAACGCTGTCACATTTGCCACAGTCACTCTGGTGCTGATGTACGCacggggggtggaggaggggccCAAGGACAGTGAACCCGTGACCCCCGTCACAACTCACCACACACAGCTACAGCAGCAGGCCCAAGCCTCCAGCCTGTGA